The proteins below are encoded in one region of Mangifera indica cultivar Alphonso unplaced genomic scaffold, CATAS_Mindica_2.1 Un_0004, whole genome shotgun sequence:
- the LOC123205395 gene encoding uncharacterized protein LOC123205395, with translation MALEWVVLGYTAAAEAIMVLLLTIPGLDGLRRGLLAVTRNLLKPFLSVVPFCLFLLMDIYWKYETRPTCEEESCSPSEHLRHQKSIMKSQRNALLIASALLFYWLLYSVTHLVERIQLLNQRIERLKNKD, from the coding sequence ATGGCTCTCGAATGGGTTGTGCTCGGGTACACCGCGGCCGCAGAAGCGATCATGGTGCTTCTTCTCACCATCCCCGGCCTCGACGGCCTACGCAGAGGACTTCTCGCGGTGACGCGTAATCTCCTGAAGCCGTTCCTTTCGGTGGTCCCGTTTTGTCTCTTTCTGCTTATGGATATCTACTGGAAGTATGAGACGCGCCCGACGTGCGAGGAGGAATCATGTAGTCCGTCGGAACACTTGCGCCACCAGAAGTCCATCATGAAGAGTCAGCGCAACGCGCTCTTGATCGCGTCGGCTTTGCTGTTCTATTGGCTGCTGTATTCCGTCACGCATCTTGTGGAAAGGATCCAGCTGTTGAATCAGAGGATCGAGAGGCTCAAGAACAAGGATTGA